The following proteins are co-located in the Blastopirellula marina genome:
- the tatA gene encoding twin-arginine translocase TatA/TatE family subunit has product MIGMNDLALFGFIGGIGMQEMIIFLVILLLLFGSTKLPSLMRSMGQSVNEFKRGMNDTSDDGDHESESPKV; this is encoded by the coding sequence ATGATCGGTATGAACGATTTAGCACTGTTTGGTTTTATTGGCGGTATCGGGATGCAGGAGATGATCATCTTCCTGGTCATCCTTCTTCTGCTGTTCGGTTCGACGAAGCTTCCGAGCCTGATGCGTAGCATGGGGCAAAGCGTCAACGAATTCAAACGTGGCATGAACGATACGTCGGACGACGGCGATCACGAAAGCGAATCCCCCAAGGTCTAA
- a CDS encoding twin-arginine translocase TatA/TatE family subunit, whose product MLHDLGTSPLILGFLPGIGMQELAVIGVVAILLFGKNLPGVAKTLGKTYGDFKKGLSDIQSEFNSATRDVESSVNNGYSSKSAPAKFDDYDDFEEASAPKFEPPPQSSSTEKSELS is encoded by the coding sequence ATGTTGCATGATCTAGGAACATCGCCGCTGATCCTTGGCTTCCTGCCCGGAATCGGCATGCAAGAGCTGGCCGTGATTGGCGTGGTTGCCATCTTACTGTTCGGCAAGAACCTGCCTGGCGTCGCCAAGACCTTGGGCAAGACCTACGGCGACTTCAAGAAGGGCCTGTCCGACATCCAAAGCGAATTCAACAGCGCAACTCGCGATGTCGAAAGCTCGGTCAACAACGGCTATAGCTCGAAGAGTGCTCCAGCCAAGTTCGACGACTACGACGACTTCGAGGAAGCCTCGGCTCCCAAGTTCGAGCCCCCACCACAATCAAGCTCGACCGAGAAGTCCGAACTCAGCTAG
- a CDS encoding DUF4396 domain-containing protein, translated as MIPTWLHVLSIAMLVLGVVCALIIVVDLLRGHAQQMWIMNVVWPVCALFATGFALWAYFQYGRLATKKKMQAAMENDEEPPSKKHTPFPAMVMKGAAHCGSGCTLGDICAEFLAMAFPVVAIWFGWKTIFPDTHAGKMFAVWILDFVFAFGIGVAFQYFTIVPMRNLSPGRGIVEAVKADTLSLISWQVGMYGFMAFAQFVIFRHVWEYDLEPSQPVFWFVMQLAMLAGFVTAYPVNWWLIRAGIKEAM; from the coding sequence TTGATTCCTACCTGGCTTCATGTTTTGTCGATTGCCATGCTGGTTCTGGGCGTGGTGTGTGCTTTGATTATTGTGGTCGACTTACTGCGCGGGCATGCGCAGCAGATGTGGATCATGAATGTGGTGTGGCCGGTTTGCGCGCTATTTGCCACGGGGTTCGCGCTGTGGGCCTATTTCCAATATGGTCGTCTGGCGACCAAGAAGAAGATGCAAGCCGCGATGGAGAATGACGAAGAGCCCCCCAGTAAGAAGCACACACCGTTTCCGGCAATGGTCATGAAAGGGGCCGCCCACTGTGGTAGTGGATGCACGCTGGGAGACATCTGCGCGGAGTTTCTCGCGATGGCGTTTCCTGTTGTCGCGATTTGGTTCGGCTGGAAGACAATCTTCCCCGACACACACGCCGGCAAGATGTTTGCCGTCTGGATTCTCGACTTCGTCTTCGCGTTTGGGATCGGCGTGGCGTTTCAATATTTTACCATTGTGCCGATGCGGAATCTTTCGCCTGGTCGAGGCATCGTCGAGGCGGTCAAGGCCGACACACTCTCGCTGATCTCGTGGCAGGTGGGGATGTACGGTTTCATGGCGTTTGCTCAATTCGTCATCTTTCGTCACGTATGGGAATACGACTTGGAACCGAGTCAGCCGGTGTTTTGGTTTGTGATGCAACTTGCCATGCTGGCTGGGTTTGTGACTGCTTATCCGGTAAATTGGTGGCTGATTCGGGCTGGCATCAAGGAAGCCATGTGA
- a CDS encoding sigma-70 family RNA polymerase sigma factor: MVSDFPETRDSLLLQVQDPANREAWDRFVAVYQPVIFRIALARGLQHADALDLVQQVLISVAGSVERWQRKDANSKFSHWLSRVTKNAIINALSRRPHDRGIGGSAGELQLNQLKAIDETCSLVDHELRRELYLRSAEIVKTDFRSETWEAFQYTVIDGLSPEDTARRMGKSVGAIYTARSRVMFRMKEVVRQLQEQLS, encoded by the coding sequence ATGGTCAGCGATTTCCCAGAAACCCGAGATAGCCTGCTTTTACAGGTGCAAGATCCGGCCAACCGCGAGGCGTGGGACCGGTTTGTTGCTGTCTATCAGCCGGTGATCTTCCGAATAGCCCTCGCCCGCGGCCTGCAGCATGCCGACGCATTAGACCTGGTTCAGCAGGTTTTGATCTCGGTGGCTGGCTCAGTTGAACGCTGGCAGCGGAAAGACGCGAACTCGAAGTTCAGTCATTGGCTTAGCCGGGTCACGAAAAACGCGATCATCAATGCCTTATCCCGCCGGCCTCACGACCGAGGGATCGGCGGCTCGGCGGGCGAACTGCAACTGAATCAGTTGAAAGCGATCGACGAAACCTGTTCGCTGGTCGACCACGAGCTCCGCCGCGAGCTCTACCTCCGCTCGGCTGAAATCGTGAAGACCGACTTCCGCAGCGAAACCTGGGAAGCGTTTCAATATACCGTCATCGACGGGCTCAGTCCGGAAGACACGGCTCGACGGATGGGCAAATCGGTCGGCGCTATCTACACGGCTCGCAGCCGGGTCATGTTCCGGATGAAGGAAGTGGTTCGCCAGCTTCAGGAGCAGTTGTCATGA
- a CDS encoding serine/threonine-protein kinase, translating into MKSMQNNCCSDEKLLALVSGTLVAQEEQAIETHLDTCQVCQRKLEQAAADVDTWSEATEFLQDDPWRSSFVGDPPDATSPNALPIQQTLELLAPTDDPGMLGRIGVYEISGVIGSGGMGVVLKGVDRSLDRTVAIKVLSPHLASTAAARRRFEREAKAAAAVLHPNVIAIHAVSVDSPLPYLVMPYVRGATLQKRIDGEGPLPVVDVLRIGLQISEGLAAAHDQGLVHRDIKPSNILLEDGIERVTITDFGLARTVDDASITRTNIIAGTPQFMSPEQARGEYVDHRSDLFSLGSVLYTACAGRPPFRAETTFGVLRKITDQSPRPLREINPDVPHWLANLIDRLLQKNSAARFSSAHHVAELLQQCLAHATTPNSPLPRELRSTWKLSRRTIGAMAGLAVLGLVSLGIYQLTLPPSEALNQPTIQQVEAASGQAVPLSQPQAAVGQTPNQPLAVPQATRQLPYGQQAAMPSTAKRDSQNKQQANFSVPSRPQQVSPDSQEVIPEEYLSWDTPIQYSPDVLLNEAHQLSEQTQAPFASPTPNWLLLVPVPDTELDPPSQIPNAPDSRY; encoded by the coding sequence ATGAAATCAATGCAAAACAACTGCTGCTCCGATGAGAAGCTACTCGCCTTGGTCAGCGGAACACTCGTGGCTCAGGAAGAACAGGCGATTGAAACCCATCTCGATACCTGCCAGGTTTGCCAGCGGAAGCTCGAGCAAGCCGCGGCCGATGTCGACACGTGGAGCGAGGCCACCGAGTTCCTGCAGGACGATCCATGGCGCAGTTCGTTCGTCGGCGATCCGCCCGATGCGACCTCGCCGAACGCGCTCCCAATTCAACAAACGTTGGAACTGCTCGCCCCGACCGACGATCCCGGGATGCTGGGGCGAATCGGTGTCTACGAGATTTCCGGTGTGATCGGCAGCGGTGGGATGGGCGTTGTGCTGAAAGGTGTCGATCGTTCGCTCGATCGCACGGTTGCCATCAAGGTGCTTTCCCCGCATTTGGCCAGCACCGCTGCGGCCCGCCGCCGCTTCGAGCGTGAAGCGAAAGCGGCCGCCGCGGTTTTACATCCTAATGTGATCGCCATTCACGCGGTCTCGGTCGACTCGCCCCTCCCCTACCTCGTCATGCCGTACGTGCGTGGGGCGACCCTGCAAAAGCGGATCGATGGCGAAGGTCCGTTGCCAGTGGTCGATGTGCTGCGGATTGGCCTGCAAATCTCGGAAGGACTCGCCGCCGCCCACGATCAAGGGCTGGTCCATCGCGACATCAAACCGTCGAACATCTTGTTGGAAGATGGGATCGAACGCGTCACGATCACCGACTTCGGCTTGGCTCGCACCGTGGACGATGCTTCCATCACCCGCACCAACATCATCGCTGGCACGCCGCAGTTCATGTCTCCTGAGCAAGCTCGCGGCGAGTATGTGGATCATCGCAGCGATTTGTTTAGCCTCGGTAGTGTGCTGTATACGGCCTGTGCCGGTCGACCACCTTTCCGAGCCGAGACCACATTCGGCGTCCTCCGTAAGATTACCGATCAATCACCGCGCCCGTTGCGGGAAATTAACCCCGACGTGCCGCATTGGCTGGCGAACCTGATCGACCGGTTACTACAGAAGAATTCGGCCGCCCGGTTTAGCTCTGCTCATCATGTCGCCGAGCTTCTACAGCAATGCCTGGCCCACGCCACGACGCCGAACTCTCCCCTGCCCCGCGAACTGCGTTCGACCTGGAAACTCTCGCGTCGCACTATCGGGGCGATGGCAGGCCTGGCCGTACTTGGCTTGGTTTCGCTGGGGATCTACCAGTTAACATTGCCACCCAGCGAAGCCCTGAATCAGCCAACAATTCAGCAAGTCGAGGCCGCAAGCGGACAGGCTGTCCCCTTATCTCAGCCGCAAGCCGCCGTTGGCCAGACACCTAACCAGCCGCTGGCCGTGCCGCAAGCAACCCGACAACTACCGTACGGCCAGCAAGCGGCAATGCCGAGCACTGCTAAACGCGATTCGCAGAACAAGCAGCAAGCGAACTTCTCGGTTCCGTCGCGGCCACAACAGGTTTCGCCTGACAGCCAAGAGGTGATTCCGGAAGAGTATCTGTCTTGGGACACCCCCATTCAGTATTCGCCCGATGTGCTGCTTAACGAAGCGCACCAGTTGAGTGAGCAGACGCAGGCCCCCTTCGCCTCACCGACACCCAACTGGCTGCTGCTTGTGCCGGTGCCCGACACCGAGTTGGATCCGCCGTCCCAAATTCCGAACGCCCCTGACAGCCGTTACTAA
- a CDS encoding PspA/IM30 family protein, producing MIWKPLLITVCGSVIAIGSLVAWAQVPGETKSEDNTDRERPSVADRVTAESSQATANQKEAKPASKAIPAPQSRYGLGGSSNFSVPARATSSREDVEATEAAILAKLAEAKTLSVAVEGASKAERQVDQLDARERESLARFMIRQIHEDKAFTSQRLEWLPDQKVLVVYFSPKAGDENTKDIARFVDVQLLAKSTDKVSSRFQIPNNTAVATPPSSAAVPMFNSEIAQEQANWADDHGFQSTLNNRFINIAYPDHTNSKSRKVVPLDEAALIEALTKVGTVGIFAEDQYSIGLNIRNFDAQARKDLASAIFKAKVGDAPAKPVEKPIVFDTEANVLSIWFSSEGYEQYGKYFNAVYKRLFEETQARVNGSWANRVDELLSDPTTPSQTSLANPASQRLDSRYGNRLRPGYGEGLSPGKKVEAEPEALAAALRKAQAVVLVVDRKRWEHEYIVDDKRGIDAETSLRLARVLLAAIDKDPNVEGNRIETHPWRDVPDGAVHVFLSSEGYDQYGQYLPSLVQRLFERYDQDSYKNAVQRIEELLGAADQPAGSIQPQLAADDANAELQQAMPTADAEPMRADMDVLGGGPVPNLVRDFALTGSMGMAFNSVNLGKGYSPGPGGKTVEANEAEIEKALQTSEYLLVVVDRDKWFNERKQYLDATAREKLAQAIVRAFENDPNVTRNRVELFPIGEGRNALHLHFSQEGYDRYGRLLTQVLTKLSTEASNRLKSEENQKISELLSATKTSRTPSQRSSSENSFQRYGAGMGQGSIPSATPPSTANQYPSGVVGSTGWLQPDFNDLPTFNSPQGMQGSSYAPSFVPNQVTDDQQYRQLEAQAASLALRVKQAAGKPEEEDRLAEELRAVVKQAFERRLETQRQQLDQAEAKLKASREHLQKREEHAEQIITRRVEDLTGNNPFPWNDASPYQPAYGSPPNNSGPNFSVPSGYRDPQPTPYGSPQPTYAPPQSNSSPWNQSKPYAPSSLKSPPRNNSFSVPAKSKGQPTSSPNTFQSSGRQSGGTTESPSFNESSKSVTGFSRPIWNAGPEHSDIGGFLNPAPERSGNHPPMQTQLPVAAGGPAYGQRAKPALQPAAASTMKAASVSSPSPASSTSDSSPKPSEAGPALPPTVSTPAATTLPALPAQPTKTGKKQATKPEVEPVAASTIPAY from the coding sequence ATGATTTGGAAGCCTCTACTAATCACGGTCTGTGGTTCGGTCATCGCGATCGGCTCGCTCGTCGCGTGGGCTCAGGTCCCCGGCGAAACGAAGTCGGAAGACAATACGGATCGTGAACGGCCGTCCGTAGCAGATCGCGTAACTGCCGAGTCCTCACAAGCGACTGCTAACCAGAAAGAAGCGAAACCCGCTTCTAAAGCCATTCCGGCTCCGCAGTCACGTTACGGCCTGGGAGGTTCGAGCAATTTCTCCGTACCTGCCCGGGCAACTTCTTCCCGCGAGGACGTTGAAGCAACGGAAGCGGCCATCCTCGCCAAGCTGGCCGAAGCCAAGACACTGTCAGTCGCGGTTGAAGGGGCCTCGAAGGCCGAACGCCAAGTTGACCAGCTCGACGCACGAGAGCGTGAGTCGCTGGCGCGATTCATGATTCGCCAAATCCACGAAGATAAGGCCTTCACAAGCCAGCGACTGGAGTGGTTGCCAGACCAAAAGGTCTTGGTCGTGTACTTTAGTCCGAAAGCGGGTGATGAAAACACCAAAGACATTGCCCGGTTCGTTGATGTGCAGCTGTTAGCCAAATCGACGGACAAAGTAAGTTCACGGTTTCAAATCCCCAATAATACCGCCGTTGCTACGCCGCCAAGTTCGGCAGCTGTTCCGATGTTCAATTCGGAGATCGCCCAGGAGCAAGCGAATTGGGCGGATGATCATGGTTTTCAAAGCACGTTGAATAATCGGTTCATCAATATTGCCTATCCTGACCACACCAACAGCAAGTCGCGTAAAGTGGTTCCGTTGGATGAAGCCGCATTGATCGAGGCGCTGACAAAAGTTGGCACGGTTGGAATCTTTGCCGAGGATCAATATTCCATCGGTCTTAATATTCGTAACTTTGACGCTCAGGCTCGCAAAGACCTGGCTTCGGCAATCTTCAAGGCGAAGGTAGGCGACGCGCCTGCCAAACCGGTGGAAAAGCCGATTGTCTTCGATACCGAGGCGAATGTCCTTTCGATTTGGTTTAGCAGCGAAGGCTACGAGCAATACGGCAAGTACTTCAATGCCGTGTATAAACGACTGTTCGAGGAGACCCAAGCCCGTGTGAATGGCAGTTGGGCAAATCGAGTCGACGAACTGTTGTCGGATCCAACCACTCCATCGCAGACGAGCCTGGCCAATCCTGCCTCGCAACGCCTCGACAGCCGATATGGCAACCGCTTACGTCCCGGTTACGGCGAGGGGCTTTCGCCCGGTAAGAAGGTTGAAGCGGAACCGGAAGCACTGGCGGCGGCATTGCGGAAGGCGCAAGCCGTTGTGCTTGTCGTGGATCGGAAGCGATGGGAACATGAATATATCGTCGATGACAAACGTGGCATCGATGCCGAGACCAGTTTACGTCTGGCTCGTGTTTTGTTGGCGGCCATTGATAAGGATCCGAACGTCGAAGGGAACCGCATCGAGACGCATCCCTGGCGCGATGTGCCGGATGGGGCGGTGCATGTCTTCCTGTCAAGCGAAGGGTACGATCAGTACGGCCAGTATCTGCCGAGCCTAGTACAACGTTTGTTCGAGCGGTACGACCAAGATTCATACAAGAACGCCGTCCAGCGGATTGAGGAACTGCTCGGCGCTGCCGATCAGCCGGCTGGAAGCATCCAGCCGCAACTGGCCGCAGACGACGCCAACGCCGAGTTGCAGCAAGCCATGCCTACCGCGGACGCTGAGCCGATGAGGGCGGATATGGATGTTTTGGGCGGCGGACCGGTGCCCAACTTGGTAAGGGATTTTGCTCTGACTGGGAGCATGGGAATGGCTTTCAATTCTGTGAATCTAGGGAAAGGTTACTCGCCAGGGCCTGGAGGTAAGACGGTTGAGGCGAATGAGGCCGAAATCGAGAAAGCCCTACAAACTTCGGAATACCTTTTGGTGGTCGTCGATCGCGACAAATGGTTCAACGAGCGAAAGCAATACTTAGACGCGACGGCTCGCGAGAAGCTCGCTCAGGCAATCGTCCGTGCATTTGAAAACGATCCGAATGTTACGCGAAACCGCGTCGAACTCTTTCCGATTGGAGAAGGCCGCAACGCACTACACTTGCACTTTTCGCAGGAGGGATACGACCGCTACGGAAGGCTCCTCACACAAGTTCTCACGAAGCTTTCGACCGAGGCGAGTAATCGTTTGAAGTCGGAAGAGAACCAAAAGATCAGTGAACTGTTAAGTGCCACCAAGACCAGCCGCACGCCTTCGCAGCGGTCGAGTTCCGAAAACAGCTTTCAGCGTTACGGTGCCGGGATGGGGCAAGGATCGATTCCTTCAGCCACGCCTCCTTCCACTGCGAACCAATATCCATCCGGTGTGGTGGGATCAACGGGATGGCTGCAACCAGACTTTAATGATCTCCCGACGTTCAATTCCCCCCAAGGCATGCAAGGTTCGTCTTATGCTCCGTCATTCGTGCCAAATCAAGTGACCGACGACCAGCAGTATCGCCAACTCGAAGCCCAAGCCGCCTCGCTCGCATTGCGTGTGAAGCAAGCGGCCGGCAAGCCGGAGGAGGAAGACCGCCTGGCCGAAGAACTGCGAGCCGTGGTGAAGCAAGCGTTCGAGCGTCGCTTGGAAACGCAGCGTCAACAATTGGATCAGGCCGAAGCCAAGCTGAAGGCCAGCCGCGAACATCTGCAGAAGCGAGAAGAGCACGCCGAGCAAATTATCACTCGACGTGTCGAAGACCTGACCGGCAATAACCCGTTCCCCTGGAACGACGCGTCGCCGTATCAGCCAGCCTACGGATCGCCACCCAATAACAGCGGACCCAACTTCTCGGTTCCCAGTGGCTATCGCGATCCGCAGCCAACACCTTATGGCTCGCCTCAACCGACTTACGCGCCCCCTCAATCGAACTCAAGCCCTTGGAATCAATCGAAACCGTATGCTCCGAGTTCGCTGAAAAGTCCGCCGCGGAATAACAGTTTTTCTGTCCCGGCCAAGTCGAAAGGGCAGCCGACCTCTTCCCCCAACACGTTCCAGTCCTCCGGTCGTCAGTCAGGCGGAACAACTGAGTCTCCCTCGTTCAATGAGTCATCGAAGTCCGTCACCGGTTTTTCACGTCCGATCTGGAATGCCGGGCCAGAGCATTCGGACATCGGTGGCTTTCTGAATCCTGCTCCGGAAAGGAGTGGCAACCATCCGCCGATGCAAACCCAGCTGCCGGTCGCCGCAGGGGGACCAGCGTATGGGCAGCGAGCCAAGCCTGCACTTCAGCCTGCCGCCGCTTCAACCATGAAAGCTGCCTCAGTCAGCTCACCGTCTCCGGCATCTTCGACAAGCGACTCTTCTCCGAAGCCATCCGAAGCGGGCCCGGCCTTACCCCCAACGGTCAGCACGCCAGCGGCAACAACCCTGCCAGCTTTGCCTGCTCAACCCACCAAAACCGGCAAGAAGCAAGCCACTAAGCCGGAAGTTGAGCCAGTCGCGGCCAGCACGATTCCTGCGTACTAG
- a CDS encoding G8 domain-containing protein — translation MNPFVILSICVLVVSTAVAHGPIDSSQATAIAMQSGNWSEESTWDGEIPGSGDKVLIPKGTSVVLNCDTDRLDWLQIDGVLEVDSSIPTSITAHTIVTGMVSRLEIGTEKRPAHCTITFTDGDFYADDFAQHGRGLIAMGIVEIHGVPKTHASENDVPLDWDRDDDILVLDPHAVNLTRSVVFRSESTKQRGHVMFMNPRVNCRYASFIDLGRTDKSQPVTDPEAGNNENPRARYALHFHRTGAPSPAGGSRFDSTGRGQILSEVVGCVVDGSPGWGFVNHVGNVEFRECVAINVFGAGFATEEGDEAGAFINCIAANCVGLAKDGNPDNVKGIAEIADWGKAGDGFWLQAPLVETLFCTAYNCSGSGYNIFDFEFNIGGGHGSIAEHLKWPITIEPSRLPKPILSDVPLRTRFIPCQFFTANRAYGCSQGLQRWSDPNPWGARAMIRDFRVEESFRYAVNLEYSHGNTLNDISVINWNESRATGIFARGGELTLNGFYVLGRGSGVRVPTSGVNVISGGQIRNCASAFTLTGPEGEAITMIEDCQIDVCGIDVKLTPNIKKRYFPNEVVFSLGKRLSINARQVDVNGETGEMELGTGSYEATNDRGSYYFSIE, via the coding sequence ATGAATCCATTCGTAATCCTCTCGATTTGTGTATTGGTAGTATCGACCGCTGTAGCACACGGTCCTATCGATTCGAGCCAGGCAACAGCAATTGCGATGCAAAGTGGTAACTGGTCGGAAGAGAGTACTTGGGACGGCGAGATTCCGGGTAGTGGCGACAAAGTGCTGATTCCCAAAGGGACCAGCGTAGTACTTAATTGCGATACGGACCGGCTTGATTGGCTGCAAATCGATGGTGTACTCGAAGTTGATTCATCCATCCCAACTTCGATCACCGCGCATACCATTGTGACGGGCATGGTATCGCGTTTAGAGATCGGCACGGAAAAAAGACCGGCCCACTGTACCATTACCTTTACTGACGGCGATTTCTACGCCGACGACTTTGCACAGCACGGACGCGGACTGATTGCGATGGGAATCGTTGAGATCCACGGCGTTCCCAAGACACACGCGAGCGAAAACGACGTTCCTCTCGACTGGGACCGTGATGATGACATCCTCGTCCTTGACCCTCACGCTGTGAACCTGACTCGTAGCGTCGTCTTCCGCAGTGAGTCGACAAAGCAACGCGGGCACGTGATGTTCATGAACCCTCGCGTTAACTGCCGTTACGCATCTTTCATCGATCTCGGCCGCACCGATAAGAGTCAGCCGGTGACCGACCCCGAAGCAGGCAACAATGAGAACCCTCGAGCACGATACGCGCTCCATTTCCACCGCACCGGCGCGCCTTCGCCAGCGGGAGGATCACGGTTTGACTCAACTGGCCGAGGACAGATTCTATCGGAGGTTGTTGGCTGTGTTGTCGATGGATCGCCTGGCTGGGGATTCGTTAATCATGTTGGCAACGTCGAGTTCCGAGAATGTGTTGCCATCAATGTATTCGGCGCCGGCTTCGCGACCGAAGAAGGAGACGAAGCAGGCGCCTTCATCAATTGCATCGCCGCCAATTGCGTAGGCTTGGCCAAAGATGGTAATCCAGACAACGTCAAGGGAATCGCGGAGATCGCAGACTGGGGCAAGGCCGGGGACGGATTCTGGTTACAGGCTCCGCTAGTCGAGACACTATTCTGCACGGCCTACAATTGCTCAGGATCTGGCTACAACATCTTTGACTTTGAATTCAACATCGGCGGTGGCCATGGTTCGATCGCAGAACATCTGAAATGGCCGATCACAATTGAACCGAGCCGCCTGCCGAAGCCTATCCTCTCCGATGTACCACTGAGAACGCGCTTCATTCCATGCCAGTTCTTTACGGCTAACCGTGCCTATGGTTGTAGTCAAGGCCTTCAGCGTTGGTCAGATCCGAATCCATGGGGAGCGAGGGCAATGATACGCGATTTTCGTGTCGAGGAATCATTCCGGTACGCCGTAAATCTTGAATACTCACACGGGAACACGCTGAACGATATCTCGGTTATCAACTGGAATGAAAGCAGAGCTACAGGGATCTTCGCGCGTGGTGGTGAGCTAACGCTGAATGGATTTTATGTACTTGGTCGCGGAAGCGGAGTTCGAGTTCCAACGTCTGGCGTGAACGTTATATCTGGTGGGCAGATTCGCAACTGCGCTTCTGCATTTACATTAACTGGTCCTGAAGGTGAGGCGATCACGATGATCGAAGATTGTCAGATTGACGTCTGTGGTATCGACGTAAAACTGACACCAAATATTAAGAAGCGTTACTTTCCGAACGAAGTCGTATTCTCCCTCGGCAAGCGACTATCTATTAATGCAAGACAAGTTGATGTGAACGGGGAAACGGGAGAAATGGAGCTTGGAACTGGGAGTTATGAAGCCACAAACGACCGCGGTTCCTATTACTTTTCTATCGAATAG
- a CDS encoding DUF3987 domain-containing protein, with protein MNRLEYPTSAATGHLLPSFPATALPPALRRYVEGESAASQTPLDLAATWALGVCSAAIRGKVHIEARAGFSQPANLFVAAITSGTDREASLFTRIRRPLEMLEVGRIKAARRVQAEEESRLRQAHLRLKQLEREFSRPQAFKLAQEIADNPLPPVPRTILDDGTTVKLDQVLANQQGRIARFSGEVAARELLSGTTARTHLARHELYRKGFRGESMIVDLRGGARVPLQQTAITCTCAIPWRAIEAIHKRRHQGRGVADCFLFAMPESNLGHRQLASAPLAEEITDQYAQLLEKLEAIEGQATLRLTDEARQRFETWEAEVEMMLAPDGPLAALPAWGDNLSGNTLRIAALLHCLENSPEAQVTRGTIEAAISIARYYLSHSIAALEVMQSPETQTQGTPQSQASSTETSPQDTPPQPVPPATISDAPPALPQASPSSPQRLTPRTPLPGQQLDFPAASSGADPPRPGRPPRKFRGHPIGSGRKKR; from the coding sequence ATGAACCGTCTCGAATATCCCACCAGCGCCGCTACCGGCCACCTTCTTCCCAGCTTCCCGGCGACAGCCCTTCCGCCGGCGCTACGCCGTTACGTCGAGGGGGAATCGGCTGCCTCGCAAACACCGCTCGACTTGGCGGCGACCTGGGCCTTAGGCGTTTGTAGCGCGGCGATTCGCGGGAAGGTTCATATTGAGGCTCGGGCTGGTTTCTCGCAACCTGCCAATCTGTTTGTGGCTGCGATCACCTCCGGAACTGACCGCGAAGCGAGCCTCTTCACACGAATTCGCCGCCCGCTTGAAATGCTCGAAGTCGGCCGCATCAAGGCCGCCCGCAGGGTGCAAGCCGAAGAGGAGTCACGCCTCCGCCAGGCCCATCTACGCCTCAAACAGCTCGAACGTGAGTTCTCCCGGCCGCAAGCTTTTAAGTTAGCCCAAGAGATCGCCGATAACCCGCTTCCTCCCGTTCCGCGGACTATCTTGGACGATGGCACGACGGTCAAGCTCGACCAGGTTTTGGCCAACCAGCAAGGTCGCATTGCCCGCTTCTCCGGGGAAGTGGCCGCCCGGGAGCTGCTTTCCGGGACCACCGCGCGCACGCATCTCGCCCGTCACGAACTGTACCGCAAGGGATTCCGTGGCGAATCGATGATTGTCGACCTTCGCGGCGGCGCGCGCGTACCGCTACAGCAAACCGCCATCACGTGCACATGCGCTATTCCTTGGCGGGCAATCGAAGCGATTCACAAACGTCGCCATCAGGGCCGGGGAGTCGCCGATTGCTTTCTCTTCGCGATGCCCGAGAGTAACCTCGGCCACCGTCAGCTCGCGTCTGCGCCCCTCGCCGAAGAGATCACCGACCAATACGCGCAGCTATTGGAGAAGTTGGAAGCGATCGAAGGGCAGGCCACGTTACGTCTCACCGACGAAGCTCGTCAGCGGTTTGAAACATGGGAAGCAGAAGTCGAAATGATGCTGGCCCCCGACGGTCCACTCGCTGCGCTGCCCGCTTGGGGTGACAACCTCTCCGGCAACACCTTGCGAATCGCCGCTTTGCTCCACTGTTTGGAGAACTCGCCCGAAGCGCAAGTCACGCGCGGAACGATCGAAGCAGCCATATCGATTGCCCGCTATTACTTGTCTCACTCGATTGCCGCACTGGAGGTGATGCAATCGCCAGAGACACAAACGCAGGGGACTCCTCAGTCCCAGGCATCATCGACCGAGACCTCTCCCCAGGACACCCCGCCTCAGCCAGTTCCCCCTGCCACGATTTCGGACGCCCCGCCCGCGTTGCCGCAAGCATCGCCTTCTTCGCCACAGCGCCTCACGCCGCGAACCCCGCTTCCCGGACAGCAACTCGATTTCCCCGCAGCAAGTTCCGGTGCCGATCCACCGCGACCAGGGCGCCCGCCCCGCAAGTTCCGCGGGCATCCTATCGGTAGTGGTCGCAAGAAACGCTGA